The sequence AAGAATCCGACTTCTTAAGAGCAATGACCCAGCAAGGCTCGAGGAGCCCACCGATGATCAGCCATGCCGCGGTCAGCAATTCCATAGGATCAGTCCATGAAACTTCTCATATTTATTTCGCCCGTACCCAGATGCACAACGGGCATTATGGCAGGTTCGGGATTGAAGTTATGCATCTTCTGATACTCCGTCTGACTCTGCCAGGTGGAGGCGTTTATTATTTTGACGCCGTTGTATTCTCCTGCGCCGGCACCGTGGATATGTCCGGAAACGAACAGGTCGGGCAGCGTCTCCATGGCCAAATAGTCTTTTTTCTCAGGAGCGAGGGCGGTCCTTTGGCCGTAGATCGGCGCGAGGTGTCTGCGTTTGAGCATCTCCCTCATGACGCCCATTGGGTCGTTGTACGTGAGTTTCTGAACGCCGGCTATCCAGTCGTCGATGCTCTTGCCGTGGTAAGTCTGGATCGTCCGGCCCTCTATATTCAGGGTTACCGGGTTTCCTACCATCATTATGTTCGAATCGAAGGTCTTGGTGAACATCGTCCCCAATGCGGGCTGGGGTTCCGCCAGACGCACGGCGTCATGGTTCCCGGGGTGAACGACCATCTTGATATGGTCAGGTATATCTTTGAGGTATTCGGAGAGTTTCTCGTACTGCTCGTAGATGTCGTTTATCATAAGCTCCTCCTCCTGTCCGGGAAATATGCCTATGCCGTCAACAACGTCACCTGGGAAAACGATGTAGTCCAAGCCGGTCTTGTAGGAGTTCTCCTTAAGCCAAGACACCATGCGTTTCCAGCGGTCCTCCAAAAAGGTGTAGCTGCCAACGTGCACGTCGGAGAGAAACGCTACCGAAGATGTGGAATCGGAGATTTCCCAGCGGTTTGTCCTGGGCACATCGGGCCTGAAGATCTCGTCGGCTATCAGCAGGTCCCTGCGCCCGTTGGGCTTTCCCGCTATGCCGATCACTTCATCGTTGACGAACGTCTCGCCGGCCAACGGCGAATCCTTGGAAATGAAGACCTTGCAGTTGCTTTCGTTGTCCTCGATGGTCAGTATGGTGTGTCCGTTCTTGGTCACGCTTGCATCATAGACCATGCCTATCACGCGCACGTCACGGTCTAGGTTCATGGCCTTGGAGATCGAGATGTTCATTCCGAAATCCCTGCGCCTGGATATTATTCTGCTAAGGATGTCGTACCTGCTGCGGAAGTAGGTCGTGAAGTCCGATATGTCCCCCTCGCAGGTAGAGTTCCCCGTTACGTCGCTCCCGCTTAGGACTTCGATGTCCGTCTGTTTCTTATTGCGGGGAACGTCGGTTCCCGGGGATTTGAAAATCGGCGCATCGCCCGTCAGGCAGTCCTCCAGGTCAGAACGGCCGACAAAAATCTTGTCTGAACAAAGGGATGCAAGCGTGGTGTTTGTGAAAGCGACGGGGTCCGGGTTCGACATAATGTAATCGAGGGCATCGGGGCTGAGGAATATGCCTCTCTTCGCCGCCATGCCGA comes from Methanomassiliicoccaceae archaeon and encodes:
- a CDS encoding DNA-directed DNA polymerase II small subunit, yielding MKTDVLGMAAKRGIFLSPDALDYIMSNPDPVAFTNTTLASLCSDKIFVGRSDLEDCLTGDAPIFKSPGTDVPRNKKQTDIEVLSGSDVTGNSTCEGDISDFTTYFRSRYDILSRIISRRRDFGMNISISKAMNLDRDVRVIGMVYDASVTKNGHTILTIEDNESNCKVFISKDSPLAGETFVNDEVIGIAGKPNGRRDLLIADEIFRPDVPRTNRWEISDSTSSVAFLSDVHVGSYTFLEDRWKRMVSWLKENSYKTGLDYIVFPGDVVDGIGIFPGQEEELMINDIYEQYEKLSEYLKDIPDHIKMVVHPGNHDAVRLAEPQPALGTMFTKTFDSNIMMVGNPVTLNIEGRTIQTYHGKSIDDWIAGVQKLTYNDPMGVMREMLKRRHLAPIYGQRTALAPEKKDYLAMETLPDLFVSGHIHGAGAGEYNGVKIINASTWQSQTEYQKMHNFNPEPAIMPVVHLGTGEINMRSFMD